In Aliidongia dinghuensis, one genomic interval encodes:
- the lpdA gene encoding dihydrolipoyl dehydrogenase, giving the protein MAEQNFDLIVVGGGPGGYVAAIRAAQLKMNVAVVEREHLGGICLNWGCIPTKALLRTSEINHLLHHLDAYGFAAKDVSFDLAKIVDRSRKVAGQLSGGVKHLLKKNKVTVFDGSGRLDGVAGGLRKLKVEKDGKPVADLTAKNIILATGARARQAPGMESDGKLIWTYKDAMVPKELPKSLLVVGSGAIGIEFASFYHNLGVDVTVVEMLDRVLPVEDEEISAFARKSFEKQGMKIRTSATVKDVKKAANSVTATIEGNGKTETITVERVIIAIGIVGNVEGIGLEGTKVKVDRTHVVTDDHLRTDEPGIWAIGDLVGPPWLAHKASHEGVVAVETIAGLHPHVMDVAKIPGCTYCMPQVASVGLTEAKAKAEGYEVKVGRFPYIGNGKAIALGEPEGMIKTVFDAKTGELLGAHMVGAEVTELIQGYVVAKNLESTEKELMETIFPHPTLSEMMHESVLDAYGRVIHF; this is encoded by the coding sequence ATGGCTGAACAGAATTTCGACCTCATCGTCGTCGGCGGCGGGCCGGGCGGCTATGTCGCCGCGATCCGCGCCGCCCAGCTCAAGATGAATGTGGCGGTGGTCGAGCGCGAGCACCTGGGCGGTATCTGCCTCAACTGGGGCTGCATCCCGACCAAGGCGCTCCTGCGCACGTCCGAGATCAACCACCTGCTGCATCACCTCGACGCCTACGGCTTCGCCGCGAAGGACGTGAGCTTCGACCTGGCCAAGATCGTCGACCGCTCGCGCAAGGTGGCGGGCCAGCTCTCCGGCGGTGTCAAGCATCTCCTGAAGAAGAACAAGGTGACGGTGTTCGACGGCTCGGGCCGCTTGGACGGTGTCGCCGGCGGCTTGCGCAAGCTCAAGGTCGAGAAGGACGGCAAGCCGGTTGCCGACCTCACCGCCAAGAACATCATCCTCGCAACCGGCGCCCGTGCGCGCCAGGCGCCGGGCATGGAGTCCGACGGCAAGCTGATCTGGACCTACAAGGACGCGATGGTGCCGAAGGAGCTGCCGAAGTCGCTGCTCGTCGTGGGATCCGGCGCCATCGGCATCGAGTTTGCGAGCTTCTATCACAATCTCGGCGTCGACGTGACCGTGGTCGAGATGCTGGATCGCGTGCTGCCGGTCGAGGACGAGGAGATCTCGGCTTTCGCCCGCAAGAGCTTCGAGAAGCAGGGCATGAAGATCCGCACCAGCGCCACGGTCAAGGACGTCAAGAAGGCGGCCAATTCCGTGACGGCGACGATCGAGGGCAACGGCAAGACCGAGACCATCACAGTCGAGCGGGTCATCATCGCGATCGGCATCGTCGGCAATGTCGAGGGCATCGGGCTCGAAGGCACCAAGGTGAAGGTCGACCGCACCCATGTGGTGACCGACGATCATCTGCGCACCGACGAACCCGGCATCTGGGCGATCGGCGACCTGGTCGGCCCGCCGTGGCTTGCGCACAAGGCGAGCCACGAGGGCGTCGTCGCGGTCGAGACCATCGCTGGCCTGCATCCGCACGTGATGGACGTGGCCAAGATCCCGGGCTGCACCTATTGCATGCCGCAGGTGGCGTCCGTCGGCCTGACCGAGGCCAAGGCCAAGGCGGAGGGGTATGAGGTCAAGGTCGGCCGCTTCCCCTATATCGGCAACGGCAAGGCGATCGCCTTGGGCGAGCCCGAGGGCATGATCAAGACCGTGTTCGATGCCAAGACCGGCGAACTCCTGGGCGCACACATGGTCGGCGCCGAGGTGACCGAGCTCATCCAGGGCTATGTCGTCGCCAAGAATCTGGAGTCGACCGAGAAGGAGCTGATGGAAACGATTTTCCCGCATCCCACCCTCTCGGAGATGATGCACGAGTCCGTGCTTGACGCCTACGGCCGCGTTATCCACTTCTAG
- a CDS encoding pyruvate dehydrogenase complex dihydrolipoamide acetyltransferase — MPIEILMPALSPTMTEGNLAKWVKKEGDAIKAGDVIAEIETDKATMEVEAVDEGTLGKIVVAEGAQGVKVNEVIALLLEEGESADALGKAPAPKAAAAPEAPKAEAPKAEAPKEAAPAPKPAAADHGERIFATPLARRMAEQAGVDLSTVTGTGPNGRIVKLDIEAAAGKPKAAPAAAPQPAAAPAAAPAAAAPIPLGTTAAAPKDRVVALAGNVPYTEIPHTGMRKTIAKRLTEAKSTVPHFYLTVDCEIDQLLKTRAELNSRSEGLKISVNDFVIRASALALKKVPEANASWSDEAALQWKQIDIAVAVAIDGGLITPIVKQADTKGLATISSEMRDLGARAKAGKLKLEEFQGGTFSISNLGMFGIKEFSAVINPPHGAILAVGAGEQRPVVKNGALAVATVMSCTLSVDHRVVDGAVGAAFLKAFKGLIEDPLSMLL; from the coding sequence ATGCCGATTGAGATCCTGATGCCGGCGCTGTCGCCGACCATGACCGAGGGCAACCTCGCCAAATGGGTGAAGAAGGAGGGCGACGCCATCAAGGCCGGCGACGTCATCGCCGAGATCGAGACCGACAAGGCGACCATGGAGGTCGAGGCGGTCGACGAGGGCACGCTCGGCAAGATCGTCGTTGCCGAGGGCGCCCAGGGCGTCAAGGTCAACGAAGTGATCGCGCTGCTGCTGGAGGAAGGCGAGAGCGCCGACGCGCTCGGCAAGGCGCCGGCGCCCAAGGCGGCCGCGGCACCCGAGGCGCCAAAGGCCGAAGCCCCCAAGGCCGAGGCCCCGAAGGAAGCGGCGCCCGCGCCGAAGCCGGCCGCCGCCGACCACGGCGAGCGCATCTTCGCGACGCCGCTCGCCCGCCGCATGGCGGAGCAGGCCGGCGTCGATCTTTCGACCGTGACCGGCACCGGCCCGAACGGCCGCATCGTCAAGCTTGATATCGAGGCCGCCGCCGGCAAGCCCAAGGCAGCACCGGCCGCGGCGCCGCAGCCGGCTGCAGCCCCCGCCGCGGCGCCCGCTGCCGCCGCACCGATCCCGCTCGGCACGACCGCGGCCGCGCCCAAGGATCGCGTCGTCGCCCTCGCCGGCAACGTGCCCTATACCGAGATCCCGCACACGGGCATGCGCAAGACGATCGCCAAGCGCCTGACCGAGGCGAAGTCGACCGTGCCGCATTTCTACCTGACGGTGGATTGCGAGATCGACCAGCTGCTGAAGACCCGTGCCGAGCTCAACAGCCGGAGCGAGGGGCTCAAGATCTCGGTCAACGACTTCGTCATCCGCGCGTCGGCGCTGGCGCTGAAGAAGGTGCCGGAGGCGAACGCCTCCTGGTCCGACGAGGCGGCGCTGCAGTGGAAGCAGATCGACATCGCGGTCGCGGTCGCGATCGACGGCGGCCTCATCACGCCCATCGTGAAGCAGGCCGACACCAAGGGTCTGGCCACGATCTCGTCCGAGATGCGCGACCTGGGCGCTCGCGCCAAGGCCGGCAAGCTCAAGCTCGAGGAGTTCCAGGGCGGCACCTTCTCGATCTCGAACCTCGGCATGTTCGGCATCAAGGAATTCTCCGCCGTCATCAATCCGCCGCACGGCGCCATCCTCGCGGTGGGTGCCGGCGAGCAGCGCCCGGTCGTGAAGAACGGCGCGCTCGCCGTCGCGACCGTCATGTCCTGCACGCTCTCGGTCGACCATCGCGTGGTCGACGGCGCGGTGGGTGCCGCCTTCCTCAAGGCGTTCAAGGGTCTGATCGAAGATCCGCTGTCGATGCTGCTCTGA
- a CDS encoding pyruvate dehydrogenase complex E1 component subunit beta: MPIQILMPALSPTMTEGKLAKWLKKEGDAIKAGDVIAEIETDKATMEVEAVDEGTLAQILVPEGTENVAVNTPIASLAADGESVDAVPAPAPVAAPAAEAPKVEAKAPEAKAPAGAPKSAVIAAEPEFTGKHVQVTVREALRDAMAEEMRRDKDVFLLGEEVAEYQGAYKVSQGLLDEFGAQRVIDTPITEMGFAGLAVGAAFTGLKPIVEFMTFNFAMQAIDQIINSAAKTLYMSGGQMGCPIVFRGPNGVASRVAAQHSQCYASWYAHCPGLKVVAPYYASDAKGLLKAAIRDPNPVIFLEHELVYGQTHDVPDHPDWIVPIGKARVVKPGKDVTIIAFSRMVQYAVEAAAKLADQGVDAEVIDLRTIRPLDIETIVNSIKKTNRVVSVEEGWHFAGIGSEIAAVTMEQAFDWLDAPVKRVYGADVPLPYAANLEKLALPQVDDIVSAAKEVCYR, from the coding sequence CTCGCCAAATGGCTGAAAAAGGAAGGCGACGCCATCAAGGCCGGCGACGTTATTGCCGAGATCGAGACCGACAAGGCGACCATGGAGGTCGAGGCGGTCGACGAGGGCACCCTCGCGCAGATCCTGGTGCCGGAAGGGACCGAGAACGTCGCCGTCAACACGCCGATCGCGAGCCTGGCGGCTGATGGCGAAAGCGTCGATGCGGTGCCGGCGCCAGCGCCCGTTGCAGCCCCGGCGGCCGAGGCCCCTAAGGTGGAGGCCAAGGCGCCGGAAGCCAAGGCTCCTGCTGGCGCACCCAAGTCGGCCGTCATCGCGGCCGAGCCGGAATTCACCGGCAAGCATGTCCAGGTGACCGTGCGCGAGGCGCTGCGCGACGCCATGGCCGAGGAGATGCGCCGCGACAAGGACGTGTTCCTCCTGGGTGAGGAAGTGGCCGAGTACCAGGGCGCCTACAAGGTGAGCCAAGGCTTGCTCGACGAGTTCGGCGCGCAGCGTGTCATCGACACGCCCATCACCGAGATGGGCTTCGCCGGCCTTGCGGTCGGCGCCGCCTTTACCGGCCTGAAGCCGATCGTCGAGTTCATGACCTTCAACTTCGCCATGCAGGCGATCGACCAGATCATCAATTCGGCGGCGAAGACGCTCTACATGTCCGGCGGCCAGATGGGCTGCCCGATCGTGTTCCGCGGGCCGAACGGCGTCGCCTCGCGCGTGGCTGCCCAGCATTCGCAGTGCTATGCCAGCTGGTACGCCCATTGCCCGGGCCTGAAGGTGGTGGCGCCCTACTACGCGTCCGACGCCAAGGGCTTGCTTAAGGCTGCGATCCGCGACCCGAACCCGGTCATCTTCCTCGAGCACGAGCTCGTCTACGGCCAGACCCATGACGTGCCGGACCATCCGGACTGGATCGTGCCGATCGGCAAGGCGCGCGTGGTGAAGCCGGGCAAGGACGTCACCATCATCGCGTTCTCGCGCATGGTGCAATACGCGGTCGAGGCCGCAGCCAAGCTCGCCGATCAGGGCGTCGACGCCGAGGTGATCGACCTGCGCACGATCCGCCCGCTCGACATCGAGACCATCGTCAACTCGATCAAGAAGACCAATCGGGTCGTCTCGGTCGAGGAAGGCTGGCATTTCGCCGGCATCGGCAGCGAGATCGCCGCCGTCACCATGGAGCAGGCGTTCGACTGGCTCGACGCGCCGGTGAAGCGCGTCTACGGCGCCGACGTGCCGCTGCCCTATGCCGCCAACCTCGAGAAGCTGGCCCTGCCGCAGGTCGACGACATCGTCTCGGCCGCCAAGGAAGTCTGCTACCGCTGA